TTTTTACTTTACTAAGTTGTTTTGCCTGTTTGATTTTTCAATTGACTTAATTGAGGTAAACAAATACCTAACAAAATTAAAAGTACGCCACACCATTGTAATGGTGATACGTATTCACCCAGCATAATGGACGATGCTATCACAGCTACGGGTAACTCAGAGGAAGCAAGAATGGTTGCCATGCCTGGTCCAATTTGAGGTACCCCTTTGGCTAGGAACAAGGTGGGGATAACCGGCCCCAGTAAACCCAAGACCAAACCGTACCCCAATAAACCGCCCTCTATACCACCAGTTATTAAAAATTTAGGCGGATATAAAACAAAAGTAAATAAAAGTGCACCAGAAATAATCCATACACTTCGGTTTATGGGCGGATGATTCGGTGCCACGCAGCCACTAAAGAAAATGAAAAAGGCAAAGGTTAGGGCTGTAAGACACGCATAAATAACTCCCATGATATCTAGTTTTATTTCGCTACCAAATACACCACCGGCCAATAATATACCCATTATTAAAAACGGCAGGGAGATGATTTTTTCTTTACCAGGCCATTTGCGATCGGCGATGGCTTCAATAATTACACCAATCCAAGTAAATTGAAACATAATCACAATGGCAATGGAAGCAGGAAGTGTCTTAAGGGATAAAAAGAATAATATTCCTGCTAAACTATTGGTTATGCCAACCATGATTAGCTTGAGTCCGGTTTTAAGGTCAATTTTATGGCGAGGCACAAACAAACTAAGGGCTACCAAAATAGCCCATCCTAAAAAAAACTGAGCAAAAATTACTGCATCCGGCTGTAAACCACTGCCATAGGCCAGCTTTACCACTGTTGAAACCAAACCAAAACTGCAGCCGGCCAGGAAGACCATTAACATATAAATCATTTTATCTTTCTCCATTCACAAATATATTGCAAATAAGGCGGGAAGAAAGTTTTTACAACTTATATTTTCCCGCCATTATCCTTATAAAAGCTCTGTTAATTTTTCTTCCAGTTCTTCTTCTTCTCTGAGTCCGCCAAGTTTAGCATTTAATTCCCCTTCGTTGAAAAACAATACTTGGGGGATACCTTTAAGCCGAAAACGTTCCAGAAGACTTTTGTGGGCATCCACATCCACCCAGCAAAATTCTGCCTGGTCCTTATAGTTTTCTGCCAGGGACTCTACCCCGGGTTTTACCTCCTGACAAACATGACAGCGTTCGGCACCAAACATCACCACAACCGGGTTATCTGCTTCGTAGACCACTTCATCAAAGTTATCAGGATCAAGCGCTCTTAATATGTCAGCCATAATGGTATCCTCCTATGGTATTAATTATTTTTTACTATGCCTGTTGTATGAGGGCCTTTAATATTTCTTTAATATCATCTACTTCTGCGTCAGTATCAATGGTCTGAACAACCTCACCCTTGTTTAATACGAATACCCTGGGCAGGGTGGTTACTTGATATTTCTTAGCTAACATCCTTTGGCGGGTAACATCTGTCTTAACAAACAAATATTCATTTGGCAGTTCACTCACTACCTTTTCTACACGACTAACTGCCTGTAAACTGGCCTGATCTTCAGGGCTCCAGAAAGCCAGGATAACGGGTTTTTCTGCTTCTAAAACAGTGGTACGTAGGTTTTCTTTTTCTTGCAAGTAACGCTCTGCGGCAACAACCGCCGCAGCTCCATCGGCTGTGGCCGTAACCACCTGGCGTAGGTATTTGGGACGCAGGTCACCGGCGGCAAAGACCCCTTCCACAGAGGTTTCCAATAAATCATTTACCATCACATAACCACGATCATCTAACTCCACCTGTCCTTTTAGGAAGTGAGTAGCAGGTATCATACCCACGAAGAAGAACACACCCTGGCAGGGAATCTCTGACATTTCTCCAGTTTTAATGTTTTTAACCTGTACACCTGTAACTTCCTCATCACCCTGTACCGCAGTAAGGGTAGAGTTCCAAACAAACTTCAGTTTTGGGTGATGCAGTGCCTTTTCTGCACTTAGGCGGTTGCAGTCAAGTTTTCCTTCATCATGTAAAACAATAACCGTAACTTGATTGGCAAACTTAGCAATGAACATTCCCTCTTCAATGGCCTGATCGCCGCTGCCCACCACTACCACATGCTGACCTTCAAAGAATTCCGCATCACAGGTGGCGCAATAGGCTACACCATTACCCCTTAGTTCCTTTTCACCGGGAATCCCCAACACCCGGGGTAATGTACCCGTTGCCAAGATCACCGCCCGGGCAGTGAATTCTTGTTTTTTACGGGTAACGACTCTTTTAATCTCCCCGGATAGGTCTACGGTTTTTACTTCTCCCTTGATGATTTCCGTTCCCATTTCCTTGGCATGCTCAGCCATCTCTTTGGTTAACGCAGTACCAGAGGTTTGTTTAAATCCGGGATAGTTAACGATTTCCCGGGTATTAGAGGCCATACCCCCTATGGCACCTTTTTCGATAATAAGGGTACGCAGTTTGGCTCTGGCACCATAAATTCCTGCCGCTAACCCCGCAGGTCCAGCACCGATAATGATGATATCATGGGTTGTATTGCTCATATACTATCCCTCTCATTATTTATAGTTTAAGAACAAATACGGTGAAAATAAAAACTTCATTTTCACCGTATATTCGTTGTTAACAGCTACTGACCATATTTATTAAGTAATTGATAAAGAATCCCGCCTTCGCATTGGGCCGGCACGGGACCTCCCAGCAGATCTGCAATGGTAGGAACAACGTCCACCTGGCGAATTACCCGCTCGGTACGATAGTTTTGTTTTACACCGGCACCTGCGGCAATAAAGATGGACATTACCGAGGTACCGTGTTTGCCATAGGTCGGTAATGAGTCCCCGTGAATCCGGTTAAAATCCGGCTCCAGAATGTAGTAAATGTCACCACAGTTTTCGCCGCCCAGACCAATAATCTTCTGATCCTCTGACCGTAGTGCAAAGGCTACCACACGCTTGCCGGTCTTTTTATCTCTGTAGGCATAGAGATCATCAATAATTTTGGTAACCAGTTCATCGTATTCTGAAGGGTCCACAATACCCTCGGGATCTCGACCCTTCAGGTTAATGTATATATACCCAGAACGCTGGGCCACCGCTTTTGTTTTACTCCAATCAATGGCGGGCTTACCTTTTTCGTCATTTTTTAAGCCAATGTAGCCCAGTT
This genomic interval from Desulforamulus reducens MI-1 contains the following:
- a CDS encoding EamA family transporter, whose protein sequence is MIYMLMVFLAGCSFGLVSTVVKLAYGSGLQPDAVIFAQFFLGWAILVALSLFVPRHKIDLKTGLKLIMVGITNSLAGILFFLSLKTLPASIAIVIMFQFTWIGVIIEAIADRKWPGKEKIISLPFLIMGILLAGGVFGSEIKLDIMGVIYACLTALTFAFFIFFSGCVAPNHPPINRSVWIISGALLFTFVLYPPKFLITGGIEGGLLGYGLVLGLLGPVIPTLFLAKGVPQIGPGMATILASSELPVAVIASSIMLGEYVSPLQWCGVLLILLGICLPQLSQLKNQTGKTT
- a CDS encoding thioredoxin family protein; the protein is MADILRALDPDNFDEVVYEADNPVVVMFGAERCHVCQEVKPGVESLAENYKDQAEFCWVDVDAHKSLLERFRLKGIPQVLFFNEGELNAKLGGLREEEELEEKLTELL
- the trxB gene encoding thioredoxin-disulfide reductase, with translation MSNTTHDIIIIGAGPAGLAAGIYGARAKLRTLIIEKGAIGGMASNTREIVNYPGFKQTSGTALTKEMAEHAKEMGTEIIKGEVKTVDLSGEIKRVVTRKKQEFTARAVILATGTLPRVLGIPGEKELRGNGVAYCATCDAEFFEGQHVVVVGSGDQAIEEGMFIAKFANQVTVIVLHDEGKLDCNRLSAEKALHHPKLKFVWNSTLTAVQGDEEVTGVQVKNIKTGEMSEIPCQGVFFFVGMIPATHFLKGQVELDDRGYVMVNDLLETSVEGVFAAGDLRPKYLRQVVTATADGAAAVVAAERYLQEKENLRTTVLEAEKPVILAFWSPEDQASLQAVSRVEKVVSELPNEYLFVKTDVTRQRMLAKKYQVTTLPRVFVLNKGEVVQTIDTDAEVDDIKEILKALIQQA